The Juglans regia cultivar Chandler chromosome 11, Walnut 2.0, whole genome shotgun sequence genome contains the following window.
GTATTTATACAGCTATTCTGATAAAATTAGGGGCATCTTTGGAATTAAAGGAATTCTTATCAAGGCTTCAACAGAACATCTAATTTCTGGGGTAGTTCAACGGAGGAGCACAACTGTCATGACTTGCTGATCttgaggaaaataaattttcataaaagtaaacaagAATGTTCTCATGATACTATTATTACTAAAACCCTAGAGGAGATCATTCTAATTTATAACCCCCTATCCTTAAAAAAAGGTAGTCACAAGAAACAGCACAATGATTTGGCATAACCTCTATTTTGACTCACAAGAGGGAGGAGGGAGAGGGGTGTATCTGATAATCTGAATCTTTCCAACAAGGCATAAGACTAGACATCACGTGAGAAGAAGCCAAAACAAAGTAACTGACAAAACTAGAATTGATTGTCAGATTCAAAGGATCTTATTTCTGTTCTGCATAGTTGCTTGCGGAGTATATTTTTACACAGGCATCAAACTAAACTATTAGGCCAATTTTGTACAATCCATTTATTGACTAGGATAGGCAATGATGGTCCAAACGACTTGCTGATGCAAGCACGAGGAGAAATGCTTGATTCAACAAACAAATTGGGAAAGAAATTTGTAAGATTCTAAGTGACCCAAtgtccaagaaaagaaaagaaaaacccaattttatgcaaaaattaaagacaaaattgACTTGCCTTGCCTCTCCTCTTCCAGATTTAAACCCAACTGACCAATACATGATATAGGGAATGCACCAgagtatatatacacacaaactGATAATATGAAAAATCGAAGTCACCcggttttcattttcattctaacATCTCTggcaaaatttgaaaataagtttACTACCTGACAAGAATCACAATCCATCATTCAAGTTGGCATATTGTTTTATGAGGTCCAGGCTAACAAATGCAAATGTTACGAGGATAATAATGAGGATGAGAATAAAATACtgataaattttagaaaactgAAAACCTGAGTATCTTAACGAGATATTCCCACCAATCTCCTGCTTTGCTTGCAGCCTTGACTGTATAGGCATTCAAAGTGAAAAAATCAAGATGCAGCTTCAAAAAGAACATATAGTCTGGCAAAAGCATACTAAGTTGGATGCAAAGAAATCACTCGATCAAAGAGCTTAACATATGGATTCATCTTTTGATAGACAATCCAAATTGACAGGTAAGAGCACGAGTAGTGGCCTAGATAAAGTTTGGCCAAATTTTGACTAggaaattcacttttataaatttagctaaccacttttcaacaacaccaaataacaaactctccaaatctatcactattatattaaaatattgattttgatattttcatttattttaattctaattgtaattggaatatttattcattattaaaaaaatatacattaattttctaGCGTTTATATTGTTccaacaaatataattttttaacagttttttttttttttacaacattcATATTCTTCCAATGGATATATTTTTCCACTATATTTCTCTAATGGCTATATTTCTCCAACGGTTATATTCTTCCactataaaacataacatttcctcaaatcttttttttttttttttcattttctcccaaTGGATCATTTGCTTTTTCACAAAATGGCACTTATCAATTCAGATTCAAAACACAGTGTAAATTTACTAGAAAAAAGAAGGCAAGAGTAAAGGACCCAGTGTAGGTGGAGGTACAGCTCAAGCGTATTGCAAGGGTACAAAAGGATATCTTCAAACCTACAAGCAAGATCTAAGAAATGTGATGGCACCATTTCTGGAGTTTTTGTGTGCTTTGGCGCACGATGAATACAAGCGGGAAGGAATATTTTATGACCAAAATATGATTTGGCCAGCAACTTGGGCTGGCCAGATTTGGCCAGTGAGTTTGCTGTTGGTTAAAAATACTGTATATTTGTTGAGTTTGATgtacatataatttatgcaACTTAGCTAAACTTTTGCCAAAATTTGACTATAGCTATTtcactactagtgctctaagTACTACAAATTAAACAAGAACACTGAACATATTGAGAGTTCTTAACCAATATGATATAAGACGATAAGATAGAGAAGTCAGTCTCTTCACTTGAGCAAACTGTTTAtgaagcattttttttctttttccactcaACAGAGTAAGAAAGTAGGCTAGAATTTACTTACCTTGACAACTAACAAGGGATATGTTGCAAGAGTTGCACCCAGCTTTGCCACGGCCCCCGATAGAAAAACCTTTTTCacaagagaattaaaaaaattgggggggagagagagataaaaagaaagaaagagatttaGGACTGTCcacagaaaatcatgaaattcttGTTGCCATTAAAAATGTCAGAAAACTAGCAAAAGATTGTAAGTGTTTTCCGACTATCATTTGAAAGGGATCTTATACCTCCAAAGAAGTTATGTTTTTTGATCCCTGCTTGTTTGCAGCACGCTTTCTCCTTAGATGCTTTAACAAGCTTTCATAAATCGTGAATTGAATTGAAGGATTGCACACCTGGGAATGGGATTACTTGATTATGCCAGAAGTAATTCAATCATGCATGACAAGTTGATTCAATTATCAATAAAGGCTAACCATTATAAGTGTTGGAACAATTCCTTTCCAGAATCCAGCAATTCCTGCTTCATTGTAAACCTCGCGTGCCTGCCCAGCAATGCATGCACATGGACTGGTGATGAGAAGCAAAtacataaatcacaaaaaatcaaaagcacTAAAACAATGAGGACAGGTTAAACAAGATGTTAAGAATTTGGAGTTTACAGCTTAAATAAATGGcagacatgagagagagagagattcctcTTCACTAGAAACACAGTCCTAAACAAAATATCTAACCAACACttcatttgttatcatcatatttctcaaattataaatgGAGAAGAATTATCACATGCCACTTACGCTaaatgaatttcatatttaaaatgttcTCCAGGACATTTTCATGTCAAAGATATGGTTGATGGCAAGCTGACAACATTATGGTTTATGAGAcatcaacatattcattttattcCACCGGATATTTACTTCAAATTTGTTTAAACTGTCTTCACCATATCATGCAATTTAATTAGTCAACATCAGTATCAGTTCATGATAACcacatttcaattttcttattgACAGTTACAATCTTCACAGATTAACCATATAAATCTTCTTTGGGAGATATTATTAACTCAACTTTTGGAAATTTAGGCCCTAGCCCACGTTGATGTTAAGTGATAGAGTTAACTGCTCCGCTAAGTCATATGAAtatcatttttagatttttaagaCCTATTATAAGGCCCAATTAATCACTGGTCAATTTATGTGAACAAAGTTAGAACTCATAGATTTCAGGCTAAGAGCTTGAAACTGACTGTAAAGCTTGTGAGCAAAGCAAGGTTGTCAGATGACTCCATTTCATTGTTGGTACTTTGCAAATTATATTTCAAGATGAAGCTATTATTCCTGTTCACCATAATACTGTGACAAAATCTGCCTACTCATTGGTGAAACTGAAACCAATCCAAAACAAATTACTTCAGCACTGGCAGAGGTAATATTAATTTCCATTTGGCATATTTGAAGTGTGTTCTTAGAGTAGCTCACAATGAATTGATGTAAGAGCAACCATAAATCCAAAACATGAGTTATCTTGCGAGCAAAACCCATAAAAGGGACAAATGGTGAGGAAGAACCAACCGCATGCAGAGTGCCATATGGACGAGGTTTTTCTGAATCAAGTTCAGCCAATTTATCTGACAAAGTTGAATCTACTAAACTTCTTTCAGACGCTTCCCTCAATAGAGCCTCCCTCCTCTCCTCCATAATCTTTCTTTCAGCTTGAGTGTGTGTCTAAACaatattggggggggggggagagagagagagagagagagaacccgGAATCAGCCATTATCGCTTTGTAAAGAATTAAAATGCTTATAGGGAAGGAATacataattttcaattgaagcATCTAAAGGTTTAATGAAATACTCCCTATATCCATCATTATGTATAAATGTGTACATTCATATGCATCTCTACGCATGCATAGGTGTGTTAGTATGCGTGTTTCAGTGTCTTGTGTGTCTATGATGTGTTTGCACACGTGTTTCTTTGACTTGTGTAAGAAGGGCCTTgtatatgcaaaaataaataaataaatacaatgaACAAACGAGGTTTCCATGATTCAAACAGAAGATCTATGGGTTGAACAGGCTAtatgacacacacacactgaCTCAGGGAAAAGCTAGCCACATCTGTCATCTATGCCATTACCACAGAAAAAAAACAGTCAATTTGAAGCTTCCCTAGATTCAATTATGAATCCCGGTTTCATTCAAAAATCACTTGCACTTAAAAAAGATTGACTGTGGTGCCATTAGTCATGGATCACTGAACTGAGAAAAAAACATCAGTAAGCATTTCTTTCAGCCATCCATCACATTGCAAAGATGCAGACATATTCTGTTTCTTTCAGAAGTAAGGTAAcaataaaacaatgaaaaatatatgcaaataGTTATCAACAGCATAACCATACTATTAAATTGctcgtatataatttttattactaattGACACATACAGTAATAGAGTTAGATTTTTGAGAAACTAAATGCAAACCCCTTCAATAAGGATTTAACTAAAAGCATTAGAAACTGAAAAGAAGCAAAGTGTACACTCAAAAATGCAAAGGCACCTGCATACGAGTCACAAGAACCCATATAGGATTTGTGAACAGCACGTTTAAGGAGCTGCAAGATAAGACATTTTCAGAAGTTATTACTCAAAAGTAAAACTGATTCATAATAAATAAGGAGGGGACTACATCTACCTGTTCACACTAAATCCTGACTTCAACTATCACTCATGTGATAGCCAGACAAGGACTGATTAACCCCCAGCCATGGCTCAACAAAGCTTTCATATGAACCTCCAAAGTCCCTCAACATGTAATTACTATGAAAATAAAGTAATGTTTGAGGCTAACATAGAATGGATTCTTTACCCAGCAATAGCTGCAACAACAAGCCAAGAGAGCATGCCAACAGTACCATCGCCACGTCCTTCGTCTCTACGAGCAGCTGCGATGGCCTCTGCCCTGTTTTTGAAGACCtgataaaaatagtaataaaccCCCTGGCAGTACAAAAAGCCAAAAAGGAAGCAGTTAGATATAGGCAGAAGAATCTAGTGTCAGAGACAACCTGATTAGCTAATGGACATAGATACCACTTAGAAGTGCTGATAAAGGTATGAGTAGGTCAACCACAATGCTTCTTTTGCATGGTCCGGGATATGGTACAATGAGGAAATACAAAGGAAGAAGGgcgttttctttctcttttgtgTCAACACTATTCATGTGGATGAAGACATACATGCAAGGCCTGAAAACCAGACAGACATGATAATACTGGTCAATGGCAATACCCTTCTGGACAAGGATTTAGTCATTGTAACCACTGTCATGTCATCGATATATTGTTTTATGATGCTCTAGACTTGTCATTTGAACCAATCGATGAGGCGCATACGTAATTCTAGCAATATATCATCTTCCCAACTAAAACTTAACAGGGGATTTTGTCATTTATGCATTCCTTTCTAtggtatttataaataaatgagtaaAAGGCcataaaacaaagataaaatatagtaatcgattaaaaaaaaataaaatcaaattgagTAAGTAAAGGAAAGAATAATGAGCCAACTTGCGAAGCAGCAGTTCCGAGCAGAGACGGCTTAAGACCACTATAAAGTCCTCCCCAACCTTCGGTTCTTATGACCTGATATCcatccaaccaaaaaaaaattggggaaACTTTCGTCCGTTTGTTcgaaagaaagaatgaaagaaaaatgaaaaaagaaaacagaaaagaaaccTGGATGATTTGAAGAAGAGTGTTAGTGGGACGAGCAACTTCATGGCGTTTGGAAGTGGGCAAACTCCCATCGGAATTGCGTAAGCCTTTCTTGGCTACTCTCTCAGTTTGTTGACGCGTATTCACCTGCAAGCAAACAGGATCACATCCTTCAGACGAGCTGAGAATCGAAttccaaagaaacaaaaaaaggaagaacGGCGAGAACTACAACGGTGCAGAACAAGAGGGGGGTAGGAGAGTGGGATCTGGTACCGTTTGGAGGGGATAAGTAATGATCTGAGCGATGATTCCACCTCCAGCTCCGGCAAACCCATTCGCCACTGCGTTCGACATCGCTCAATTATTCTCTAAAAATCAGTCTCTGCTCCCAAAAACTTGGAGCCCTGCTTCATAAAACCTACCTATGCGGTATCGGTACTTGTCATATCCATTTCCTAACGttcacttcttttattttctttgtccGCATAGTTAAAAGGCATAAGCAGCTGAGTGACTTTGGCGGTAACTATCGTAAGTtttgagtttggaaaaaaacacttaggttgcgtttggttattaaattactctcaactcatctcaactcattattataatttttttaaatcttaacataaaatataataaataatttaatttttttaaatctcaaaataataataatattaaaaataatattttatcaatattttatcatctcaactcaactcacttcaacatttaagtgcattactttttttatattttcttttcaaattttatgtattttattagataaaaataatctttgttGTTTATTTCAATGCCTTATCTTCCCTAAATATAAATCTCTCTCTAAAAATCTAGTTCACAATTAAGTTTTCGACATGAGAAATATTTCaaccacaaaataattatataaaaataatctcacaaactaatatagtttattatcatttattaaattgtaaagttacttttactataaaatagatttgatgaatcaCATAATGACACGTCAATTTATAGAATTAATTGTGTAATCCCTTTTATAgttgtagcattactctttggACATAGAGCAGTGCTACTCTACCGCTCAGAGTGCACAGCTCAAACTTACTGctaagttaaaaatattttttattttctttttaatttttttattcagatttttttatcattttaaaatatttttaaaaaatataaatatatatataaatacactaacaacgacttctttaattattaagcaaataaaaaaatttaaaatacataaaatattaaaatgagtgaACAAATTAAGTGgacaaaataacatttttcttagaCAGACGCCAGTCCAAGTGacataaatttatctatttttgtcCGATCAAAGCTCATCTTTGTtacgccctctctctctcttattccTTTACATATCCAACTTTCATCTATCTTATGAGTTGTACACCTACGCTCATTTTATCCCCAATAGTTTTGAACCCGAGATGTTAATGCATAGTATAAAttgcaattttttaaatattgggGTGTAATATATGGagtttgataatttaaaatataaagtgtaAAATGTGTAATAATTAGTAcggtatattttattatgattttttggttttttttttctctgagcATTAGTAAtgacttatgcatatttatattcatatttatattttcataatatatctTCACGTTGGTCTGCATTGAATTatgcatattcaaaatttttcataactatGAACagcatttcttcaaaatttaaagaaatatttatctccaaacattatttttattattttttctctctcctacatAATTCTCGAATATTTTTCGCTCattgctctctctttctcttcgaCTCCAAAGGCATCTCTCTCTCCTTGCTCTCTCTTCGACAAAGGCATATCAGCCCTATGAAGTGAAAAACTTTGACCTTTTAATTGAAAATACTTGCTGTTATTTTAAGAACCTAAGAATTAAATCCTAAAGCTACTACTACCTTGCAAAATCAAGAGGTTACAGATCGAAAAACAAGACTTTAATGGAACTTACAGGCtgatgaaaatttaaatcattaaaagtaAGGGACGTGCTACGTTCACCGCTCCGAACTCATGTTGGGAGCTACTGTTAGgcaaattgtgtttttttttttttttacatgtattttttaacatttttaaaatattttttaaaaaataaaaaaatcataatattattaaaaataaattttcttatcactaagtaaaaacaaaatttaaaaaaaaaaacacacaacgGTAGAATAGAACAATAAAAAAGCAAtaagaatagtatttttcttaataataattagatggcAAAATGTACCTACCTggacacaaaattaaaaataaataaaataataaatattttattattatttaattcaaaaatatataattcaatataaatttttttttttacatacaaaattaatctttaaaatatataattttatatatgaagaTGCATAGGTTACTACAAATACACTGCTAACTGgacatcattttaattttagaacttCGAATTAATCATTGGCTAGGCATAGTTGTCTTCTATGTCATATCTTGGGGAGTACTGCATTTGCAGGCTCTACAATGTCGGACGGTCCCATGCACTTAGG
Protein-coding sequences here:
- the LOC109007752 gene encoding peroxisomal nicotinamide adenine dinucleotide carrier-like, coding for MSNAVANGFAGAGGGIIAQIITYPLQTVNTRQQTERVAKKGLRNSDGSLPTSKRHEVARPTNTLLQIIQVIRTEGWGGLYSGLKPSLLGTAASQGVYYYFYQVFKNRAEAIAAARRDEGRGDGTVGMLSWLVVAAIAGSLNVLFTNPIWVLVTRMQTHTQAERKIMEERREALLREASERSLVDSTLSDKLAELDSEKPRPYGTLHAAREVYNEAGIAGFWKGIVPTLIMVCNPSIQFTIYESLLKHLRRKRAANKQGSKNITSLEVFLSGAVAKLGATLATYPLLVVKSRLQAKQEIGGNISLRYSGTLDAIIKMIRYEGLPAFYKGMSTKIVQSVFGASVLFMIKEELVKLYMMLAHKSQKAILNLVK